The DNA region CGCACAAAAACAGTGGGCAGCCCGGCAGTCCGCGTTTCCCCCTGCAAAGAGTAGAAAACTTCGGTGATTCTCAATGTGTCTTGCATAGTCGCCACGGGCGTAACAGCTAAACAGGCTGTCCGCCTCCGTCAGGCACTTCAGGTAATCCCGCCAACGCGCGAATCACAAGAAGCGTGTTTCAGAAAAAGGGCGTGAATTCTAACGAAAAAACCCGCGATAAGCGCGGGTTTCTTCCAAACGGGTCAAGCTTGCTTACATGCGTTGCAGATCGCGTTGCGCCAACTGAGCGGCGGAGGTACCCGGATATTGGGCCACCACCTGCTGCAGAATACCTTTGACCTTGTCGGTGTGACCGAGGCGGCGTTCTACATCAGCCAGCTTGTACAGCGAATCCGGCACTTTGGCGTGCTTGGGATACAGCTGCGAAACCTTGGCAAAAGCCTGACCTGCACCTTGCAGATCGCCTTTGGCCAGATTGACTTCGCCCAACCAGTACTGGGCATTGCCCGCGTATTGGCTGTTCGGGTATTTGCGCAGGAATGCCGAGAAAGCCTGGCTGGCCTTGTCGAAATCCTTGGCTTTGATCAGGTCGAAAGCGGCATCGTAATACAGCTTTTCCTTGGCCGGATCACCCGGTTCGCTGCTTGCAGCAGGTGCCTGGGCAGCAGTAGCAGCCCCGGCGCCAGCAGCAGCACCGGCAGCAGCACCGGCAGCAGCACTTGCATCGCCACCGGCAGAAGAATTCTCAGGAGTCGCGGCAGGTGCAACGCCGGATCCTATGCGCCGATCAAGATCCTGGTATCGCTCCAGGGATTCCTGCTTCATGCGCGCAACCTGATTCTGCAGTTCTTCGATCACACCTTGCTGGCGCGATATCTGATCCTGCATCTGTTGCAATTGGTTGAACAGCATGCCTTGTGCCGAGGCAGGGGCCGAAGCCGCTCCCCCGGCATAGGCGCCGTTCGTACCGTAACCTGCAGGCGGATAACTGCTCCCGCTATTGTTATAACCGGAGTTGTCATCGACCACAGGAACCGCAGCCCACACCGCAAGCGGCGCGAGGCTGAGAGCCAGAACAGTTACAGCACGACGGCACGTTCGCATATCGAATTACTTACGCAGTTCGACGCGACGGTTTTGAGCCCAGGACTGCTCGTCGTTGCCGGTAGCAACTGGACGCTCTTCGCCGTAGGAAACCAGTTCCAGCTGAGCTGGGGAAACACCTTGCAGTACCAGGTAGCGCTGAACGGCTTTCGCACGACGCTCGCCCAGTGCCATGTTGTACTCACGAGTACCACGTTCGTCGGTGTTGCCTTCCAGAACAACGCGAGCGCCGTTTGCTTTCAGGTCTTTGGCGTGAACGTCCAGAGCGCGCATGGCTTCTGGCTTCAGGTCCGAGCTGTCGTATTCGAAGTAGAAGGTGGTGATTGCGCGCAGAGCAGCTTCTTCGCTCAGGGAACCGTCAACGGCACCAGTGTTTGCGCCGTAACCAGCGTTTGGATCAACAGCGCCTTCACCGGCGTTGTCGCCGCCTTTGGACGAGCAACCTACAGCTACAGCCATGGCCAGAGCCAGCGCAGCAAATTTACCAAACTTCAGCATTTCCATCGTGAAACTCCTAATGAACCCCAGTGTGTTAAGTAAAACGTGTAGCGCCCGCTCACTTCAGGTAAGGGGACCAGGACGGTTCTCTGACTTCGCCTTGAGCGGTAGGAAGCGGGAGCCTAACGCGTCCATTAATGGACACGAGCATCAAGACTCCCCGGCCCTGCTGGCGGGTGGCGTAGATTACCATGGTGCCGTTGGGCGCAACAGTGGGTGACTCGTCCAGAGTGCTATCAGTGAGGATCTTTACACTCCCTCGCTGCAAATCCTGGGCCGCCACCTTGAAATTGGTGAAGCCATCCTGGCGATGGATCATCACCAGAGTCTTTTCATCCGCCGACAGTTTCGGGTTGGCGTTGTAGTTACCGATAAAGGTCACTCGCTCCGCACCGCCGCCACTGGCGCTGGTTTTGTAGATCTGTGGCTTGCCGCCGCGGTCCGAGGTGAAGTAGATGGTCGAACCATCCTTGCCCCAGTACGGTTCGGTGTTGATGCCAGGGCCTGCGGTCACACGGGTGATCTGGCGCGAAGCCAGGTTCATCACGTAAATGTCCGGGTTACCGTCTTTCGACAGCACGAACGCCAGGCGATCACCGTTCGGCGACCACGCGGGTGCACCGTTCAGGCCTTCGAAGTTGGTGATCTGCTCACGGCGACCGGTGTCGATGTTCTGCATGAAGATGCGCGGACGCTTCTGCTCGAACGACACGTAGGCGATGCGCTTGCCATCCGGTGCAAAACGCGGCGACAGGATCGGCTCACGCGATTGCAGCAGAGTCACTGCGCGGGCGCCGTCGTAGTCCGAGCGTTGCAGGGTGTAACGGGTGTTCTTCTCGGAGAAGCGTTCAGCCGTCACGTACAGCAGGCGAGTCGAAAACGCACCTTCGATACCGGTCAGCTTCTGGAACGACTGGTCGGAGATGAAGTGCGCCATGTCGCGCAACTGCTCCGGGGTACCGGAAACACTGCCATCAGCCACTTTCTGTTCGGTGGCAACGTTGAACAGTGCCCATTGCACCTGCAGGCGGCCGCCGGCAGGGGCAATGCTGCCCACCATGATGAACTGAGCATTCACCGCCTTCCAGTCACGGAAGATGATTTCGCTCGGCTGGCTTGGCTGGCTGATCATGTTCTGCTTTGGAATCGGCGCGTAATAACCCGAGTTACGCAAATCGTTACCAATGATTTCGGCCATGTCGTCCGGCAGCACCGAACCGCCCTGGACACCAAATGGCACTACGGCAATTGGAGTCGCCTGGGAGCTGCCACTGCTGACCAGGATATTTTTTTCATCCGCTGTAGCCAGGCCTGCAAAGCAGACCATGACGACAAGCAGTCCTCGAAGAAGGTTTCTCACAAGGCTAGATCCTCAGGTGTGAATGTCATCTTGAATGAACGATAGGGAGCGAAATCAGCTGGCTTCAAACCCTGCATTTCGGTCAATCGACCAATGTTTTTTACTGCCGCGACCGCAGAACTGTCGAAAGGCACGTCACCGCTGGAATGAGCCACCGAAACACCGGAGATCGTTCCGTCAGGCAGCATGTTGATCTGCAGGATCACCTTCATGCCCTTGCGGGCCGATGGCGGCTGCGCCCAACCTTCCGATGCCCGTGAACGAATCAGATCATCGAAGTTACCTGCGGTTTCATCACCCACTTCATCCGCCAGAGCCTGCTGACGCTCGGTCTTGTCGGAAAGCAAATCGGCCAGTGCCTGCGCCTTCTTCTCTTCGACAGACTTGCGCGCTGCATCCTGCGATTTCTTCTTCGCAGCATCGGCAGCAGCTTTCTTCTTGGCGTCCTCGGCGATTTTCTTTTTCGCCTCGTCAGCCTCAGCTTTCTTCTTGGCGTCTTCGGCGGCTTTCTTCTTCGCGTCTTCGACGATTTTCTTCTTGGCTTCTTCAGCGGCCTCTTTCTTGGCCTCTTCTTTAGCCTCTTCTTCGGCTTTCTTCTTGGCTATATCAGCCAATTGCTTCTCTTCGGCCTTCTTGGCTTCGGCTTTCTTCGCGTCGTCGGCTTTTTTGGCGTCATCGGCCTTTTTCGCTTCGTCCGCTTTCTTGGCCTCATCGGCCTTCTTGGCTTCCTCGGCCTTTTGAGCCGCTTCTTCTTTCTTTTGTTCCGCAGCTTTCACCGCTTCCTGCTCGACCTTTTTCTGTTCCATCTGCTCGACTTCGGTCTGGCGCGCGGCGGATTTCTTCGCCTCACCCGCAATCTTCTGATTGGTCTGGGTGGTTGCCTGACTTTTCGATTTCAGTTGGTACAGGGTCGCCTGGACAATCGGCTTGGCCGGCGGCAGCTCCGGTGTGAAGGCGAAACTGACGAACAGCATGCCGAAGACCAGCACGTGCAAGACAATCGCCCAGACACTAGGCCAGAAGAAGCTTTCCGAGGCGGACGGCTCTCTCTGTTGCTGCATCAGGGGGCCTCGGTGATCAGACCAACGTTACCGACGCCGGCTTTCTGCAACCCGCCCATGGCGCCCATGACCGAACCGTAGTCGACGGTCTTGTCACCACGGATAAAGACCTGGGTACGCTTGCCGCCTTCGGTGCCGGCGCGAATGATCTTGGTCACCGCATCAGTCATCTGTGGCAGGGTCATGGCCCTGTCCTGTTGCTTCTCGGTGTCGACTTCGCTGCCAAGGTTCCAGTAATAGGTCTTGTCAGCCTTGATCGAAATGGTCAGGACCTGGGTGTTGTTGTCCTGCGGCAAGGCTTCGCTGGAAACCTTGGGCAGATCAACTTTCACGCCCTGATTGAGCATCGGCGCGGTCACCATGAAAATGACCAGCAGTACCAGCATCACGTCGATGTAAGGCACTACGTTCATTTCGGCGACCGGCTTGCGCTTTTTGCGAGCTCGAGCGATTAAAGCCATTGGAAAATACCTGCTTATTCTTCGCTGGTGTGCACTTTGCGGTGCAGGATCGCCTGGAATTCATCGGCGAAGGTGTAGTAGCGGCTCAGCAAGGTTTCGCTGCGAGCGGCGAAACGGTTGTAAGCGATTACTGCAGGGATTGCAGCGAACAGGCCGATCGCGGTGGCGATCAGGGCTTCGGCGATACCCGGGGCGACAGTCGCCAGGGTCGCTTGCTGGGCGCTGGCCAGACCGCGGAAGGAGTTCATGATGCCCCACACGGTACCGAACAGACCGATGTACGGGCTGACCGAACCGACAGTGGCGAGGAACGGCAGGCTCTGCTCCAGTTTCTCTTCTTCGCGCGAGATGGCTACGCGCATGGCCCGGGCCACACCTTCCATCACCGCCTCAGGATCGACGCCTGGCTGCTGACGCAGACGCGAGAATTCCTTGAAACCGGCACGGAAGATTTGCTCCACGCCCGAATCCGGATCCGGGTTGCTGCCCGCCTGACGGTACAACTTGGACAGGTCGATACCCGACCAGAAGCGCTCTTCGAAGCTCTCCAGGGCGCGTCGACCGGCACGCAGCAGATTGCTGCGCTGAAAGATCATGATCCATGAGGTCACCGAT from Pseudomonas helmanticensis includes:
- the tolQ gene encoding protein TolQ, encoding MEANVVDHSSMWSLVSNASIVVQLVMLTLVAASVTSWIMIFQRSNLLRAGRRALESFEERFWSGIDLSKLYRQAGSNPDPDSGVEQIFRAGFKEFSRLRQQPGVDPEAVMEGVARAMRVAISREEEKLEQSLPFLATVGSVSPYIGLFGTVWGIMNSFRGLASAQQATLATVAPGIAEALIATAIGLFAAIPAVIAYNRFAARSETLLSRYYTFADEFQAILHRKVHTSEE
- the tolB gene encoding Tol-Pal system beta propeller repeat protein TolB; translated protein: MRNLLRGLLVVMVCFAGLATADEKNILVSSGSSQATPIAVVPFGVQGGSVLPDDMAEIIGNDLRNSGYYAPIPKQNMISQPSQPSEIIFRDWKAVNAQFIMVGSIAPAGGRLQVQWALFNVATEQKVADGSVSGTPEQLRDMAHFISDQSFQKLTGIEGAFSTRLLYVTAERFSEKNTRYTLQRSDYDGARAVTLLQSREPILSPRFAPDGKRIAYVSFEQKRPRIFMQNIDTGRREQITNFEGLNGAPAWSPNGDRLAFVLSKDGNPDIYVMNLASRQITRVTAGPGINTEPYWGKDGSTIYFTSDRGGKPQIYKTSASGGGAERVTFIGNYNANPKLSADEKTLVMIHRQDGFTNFKVAAQDLQRGSVKILTDSTLDESPTVAPNGTMVIYATRQQGRGVLMLVSINGRVRLPLPTAQGEVREPSWSPYLK
- the tolA gene encoding cell envelope integrity protein TolA translates to MQQQREPSASESFFWPSVWAIVLHVLVFGMLFVSFAFTPELPPAKPIVQATLYQLKSKSQATTQTNQKIAGEAKKSAARQTEVEQMEQKKVEQEAVKAAEQKKEEAAQKAEEAKKADEAKKADEAKKADDAKKADDAKKAEAKKAEEKQLADIAKKKAEEEAKEEAKKEAAEEAKKKIVEDAKKKAAEDAKKKAEADEAKKKIAEDAKKKAAADAAKKKSQDAARKSVEEKKAQALADLLSDKTERQQALADEVGDETAGNFDDLIRSRASEGWAQPPSARKGMKVILQINMLPDGTISGVSVAHSSGDVPFDSSAVAAVKNIGRLTEMQGLKPADFAPYRSFKMTFTPEDLAL
- the pal gene encoding peptidoglycan-associated lipoprotein Pal → MEMLKFGKFAALALAMAVAVGCSSKGGDNAGEGAVDPNAGYGANTGAVDGSLSEEAALRAITTFYFEYDSSDLKPEAMRALDVHAKDLKANGARVVLEGNTDERGTREYNMALGERRAKAVQRYLVLQGVSPAQLELVSYGEERPVATGNDEQSWAQNRRVELRK
- the ybgF gene encoding tol-pal system protein YbgF, whose translation is MRTCRRAVTVLALSLAPLAVWAAVPVVDDNSGYNNSGSSYPPAGYGTNGAYAGGAASAPASAQGMLFNQLQQMQDQISRQQGVIEELQNQVARMKQESLERYQDLDRRIGSGVAPAATPENSSAGGDASAAAGAAAGAAAGAGAATAAQAPAASSEPGDPAKEKLYYDAAFDLIKAKDFDKASQAFSAFLRKYPNSQYAGNAQYWLGEVNLAKGDLQGAGQAFAKVSQLYPKHAKVPDSLYKLADVERRLGHTDKVKGILQQVVAQYPGTSAAQLAQRDLQRM
- the tolR gene encoding protein TolR; translation: MARARKKRKPVAEMNVVPYIDVMLVLLVIFMVTAPMLNQGVKVDLPKVSSEALPQDNNTQVLTISIKADKTYYWNLGSEVDTEKQQDRAMTLPQMTDAVTKIIRAGTEGGKRTQVFIRGDKTVDYGSVMGAMGGLQKAGVGNVGLITEAP